The proteins below come from a single Alosa sapidissima isolate fAloSap1 chromosome 23, fAloSap1.pri, whole genome shotgun sequence genomic window:
- the LOC121698840 gene encoding prolactin receptor-like isoform X2, giving the protein MFCLWSCVMQCSLFLTVTFLGLSRAAQEPHYRKDAVSTPSKPQIYYCRSSNMETFTCWWHPLENTSNSNEKFNYTFMYTTESNHKPQECPDYVTGGPNSCYFDKAHTRVWEMYCMNVSAMTSRGTFTSNKHCLDVADIVEIDPPFNLTYSLMNESAGEAGRTACVSWSYPIPSHVHIGWITLVYELRFRPTADPDNWKVKGLLREPQLELLDLPAGSYEVMVRCRSKNNKIWSQWSSPLIITVPSRHAGADRLLALILITGGGVITFLIIGFGVMPQSKRIKALLLPPIPKPRIRGLDPVLLKKGKMEEINRHFTSFHGYKSPQYREETWYQVYTDDNSPHACSLPSQTSGDTVVPSAEQPVEQPAFPQSQQQPGQTVLTSEASRNCLGSTADSETPEPYVTDTHTTAFPPPTPAASWVAGFAPSQPPQFGPSNPPQFGPSNPPQFGPSHPPPQVTFPPNMGYSLIVNSPHGAMPLSHLPALHDFYTCVSVVSSTGAVQLVPCIPGMSRDQANMQQGEQDSQKNGKLVEYMAKKKEELSNGSACLSQGEVGGMQGLGSELATTLLSQPK; this is encoded by the exons ATGTTTT GTTTATGGTCGTGTGTGATGCAGTGCTCTCTGTTCCTCACAGTCACCTTCCTGGGCCTCAGCCGGGCAGCTCAGGAGCCACACTACAGAAAGG ATGCTGTTTCGACACCCAGCAAACCTCAGATATACTACTGCCGGTCATCTAACATGGAGACCTTCACATGTTGGTGGCATCCACTCGAAAATACCTCCAATAGCAATGAGAAGTTCAACTACACATTTATGTATACTACAGA GAGTAACCATAAACCACAGGAGTGTCCTGATTATGTAACCGGTGGACCCAATAGCTGCTACTTCgacaaggcacacacacgcgtCTGGGAGATGTATTGTATGAATGTGTCTGCAATGACCAGCAGAGGGACGTTCACCTCAAACAAACACTGCTTGGATGTGGCTGACATTG TGGAAATAGACCCACCTTTCAACTTGACGTATTCTTTGATGAACGAAAGTGCGGGAGAAGCGGGCCGGACCGCCTGTGTGTCCTGGTCCTACCCGATCCCGTCACATGTGCACATCGGCTGGATAACGCTGGTCTACGAGCTGCGGTTCAGACCAACGGCAGACCCAGACAACTGGAAG GTCAAAGGTTTGCTGCGTGAGCCGCAACTAGAACTGCTGGATCTCCCAGCAGGCAGCTATGAGGTGATGGTCCGCTGCCGATCCAAAAACAACAAGATCTGGAGTCAATGGAGTTCCCCACTTATCATCACTGTCCCATCCAGGCATGCAGGAG CAGATCGCCTGCTTGCACTGATTTTAATCACTGGAGGAGGGGTCATAACGTTCCTCATCATTGGCTTTGGAGTCATGCCACAGAGCAAAAG GATTAAAGCCCTTCTCCTTCCACCTATTCCAAAACCACGCATAAGAGGCCTGGACCCTGTACTTCTGAAG AAGGGGAAAATGGAGGAGATAAATCGACACTTTACCTCATTCCATGGCTACAAATCCCCGCAGTACCGCGAGGAGACCTGGTACCAGGTCTACACAGATGACAACTCGCCTCATGCCTGCAGCCTTCCAAGTCAGACCAGCGGCGACACAGTGGTCCCAAGTGCAGAGCAACCTGTAGAGCAGCCTGCCTTTCCCCAGAGCCAGCAGCAGCCAGGGCAGACGGTGCTGACCAGCGAGGCATCACGCAACTGTCTTGGTTCCACCGCCGACTCTGAGACCCCTGAGCCCTacgtcacagacacacacacaacagcgtTCCCTCCGCCAACCCCTGCTGCCTCATGGGTCGCAGGTTTCGCCCCCTCTCAACCTCCGCAGTTCGGCCCCTCCAATCCTCCGCAGTTCGGCCCCTCCAATCCTCCGCAGTTCGgaccctctcatcctcctccacaGGTCACCTTTCCTCCTAATATGGGCTACAGCTTGATCGTTAACTCTCCCCACGGTGCTATGCCTCTCTCACATTTACCAGCCCTGCACGACTTCTACACCTGTGTCAGTGTTGTTAGCTCCACTGGTGCAGTTCAGCTGGTGCCCTGTATTCCGGGAATGTCCCGAgatcaggccaacatgcaacAAGGGGAGCAGGACTCACAGAAGAACGGCAAACTGGTGGAATACATGGCTAAAAAGAAGGAGGAGCTTTCTAATGGAAGTGCCTGTCTGAGCCAGGGAGAAGTTGGCGGAATGCAAGGGTTAGGGTCAGAGCTGGCTACAACCCTATTATCCCAGCCAAAGTAA
- the LOC121698840 gene encoding prolactin receptor-like isoform X1, protein MGETAANPRGYPLMNRLALSTVSGLWSCVMQCSLFLTVTFLGLSRAAQEPHYRKDAVSTPSKPQIYYCRSSNMETFTCWWHPLENTSNSNEKFNYTFMYTTESNHKPQECPDYVTGGPNSCYFDKAHTRVWEMYCMNVSAMTSRGTFTSNKHCLDVADIVEIDPPFNLTYSLMNESAGEAGRTACVSWSYPIPSHVHIGWITLVYELRFRPTADPDNWKVKGLLREPQLELLDLPAGSYEVMVRCRSKNNKIWSQWSSPLIITVPSRHAGADRLLALILITGGGVITFLIIGFGVMPQSKRIKALLLPPIPKPRIRGLDPVLLKKGKMEEINRHFTSFHGYKSPQYREETWYQVYTDDNSPHACSLPSQTSGDTVVPSAEQPVEQPAFPQSQQQPGQTVLTSEASRNCLGSTADSETPEPYVTDTHTTAFPPPTPAASWVAGFAPSQPPQFGPSNPPQFGPSNPPQFGPSHPPPQVTFPPNMGYSLIVNSPHGAMPLSHLPALHDFYTCVSVVSSTGAVQLVPCIPGMSRDQANMQQGEQDSQKNGKLVEYMAKKKEELSNGSACLSQGEVGGMQGLGSELATTLLSQPK, encoded by the exons GTTTATGGTCGTGTGTGATGCAGTGCTCTCTGTTCCTCACAGTCACCTTCCTGGGCCTCAGCCGGGCAGCTCAGGAGCCACACTACAGAAAGG ATGCTGTTTCGACACCCAGCAAACCTCAGATATACTACTGCCGGTCATCTAACATGGAGACCTTCACATGTTGGTGGCATCCACTCGAAAATACCTCCAATAGCAATGAGAAGTTCAACTACACATTTATGTATACTACAGA GAGTAACCATAAACCACAGGAGTGTCCTGATTATGTAACCGGTGGACCCAATAGCTGCTACTTCgacaaggcacacacacgcgtCTGGGAGATGTATTGTATGAATGTGTCTGCAATGACCAGCAGAGGGACGTTCACCTCAAACAAACACTGCTTGGATGTGGCTGACATTG TGGAAATAGACCCACCTTTCAACTTGACGTATTCTTTGATGAACGAAAGTGCGGGAGAAGCGGGCCGGACCGCCTGTGTGTCCTGGTCCTACCCGATCCCGTCACATGTGCACATCGGCTGGATAACGCTGGTCTACGAGCTGCGGTTCAGACCAACGGCAGACCCAGACAACTGGAAG GTCAAAGGTTTGCTGCGTGAGCCGCAACTAGAACTGCTGGATCTCCCAGCAGGCAGCTATGAGGTGATGGTCCGCTGCCGATCCAAAAACAACAAGATCTGGAGTCAATGGAGTTCCCCACTTATCATCACTGTCCCATCCAGGCATGCAGGAG CAGATCGCCTGCTTGCACTGATTTTAATCACTGGAGGAGGGGTCATAACGTTCCTCATCATTGGCTTTGGAGTCATGCCACAGAGCAAAAG GATTAAAGCCCTTCTCCTTCCACCTATTCCAAAACCACGCATAAGAGGCCTGGACCCTGTACTTCTGAAG AAGGGGAAAATGGAGGAGATAAATCGACACTTTACCTCATTCCATGGCTACAAATCCCCGCAGTACCGCGAGGAGACCTGGTACCAGGTCTACACAGATGACAACTCGCCTCATGCCTGCAGCCTTCCAAGTCAGACCAGCGGCGACACAGTGGTCCCAAGTGCAGAGCAACCTGTAGAGCAGCCTGCCTTTCCCCAGAGCCAGCAGCAGCCAGGGCAGACGGTGCTGACCAGCGAGGCATCACGCAACTGTCTTGGTTCCACCGCCGACTCTGAGACCCCTGAGCCCTacgtcacagacacacacacaacagcgtTCCCTCCGCCAACCCCTGCTGCCTCATGGGTCGCAGGTTTCGCCCCCTCTCAACCTCCGCAGTTCGGCCCCTCCAATCCTCCGCAGTTCGGCCCCTCCAATCCTCCGCAGTTCGgaccctctcatcctcctccacaGGTCACCTTTCCTCCTAATATGGGCTACAGCTTGATCGTTAACTCTCCCCACGGTGCTATGCCTCTCTCACATTTACCAGCCCTGCACGACTTCTACACCTGTGTCAGTGTTGTTAGCTCCACTGGTGCAGTTCAGCTGGTGCCCTGTATTCCGGGAATGTCCCGAgatcaggccaacatgcaacAAGGGGAGCAGGACTCACAGAAGAACGGCAAACTGGTGGAATACATGGCTAAAAAGAAGGAGGAGCTTTCTAATGGAAGTGCCTGTCTGAGCCAGGGAGAAGTTGGCGGAATGCAAGGGTTAGGGTCAGAGCTGGCTACAACCCTATTATCCCAGCCAAAGTAA
- the LOC121698840 gene encoding prolactin receptor-like isoform X3 produces MQCSLFLTVTFLGLSRAAQEPHYRKDAVSTPSKPQIYYCRSSNMETFTCWWHPLENTSNSNEKFNYTFMYTTESNHKPQECPDYVTGGPNSCYFDKAHTRVWEMYCMNVSAMTSRGTFTSNKHCLDVADIVEIDPPFNLTYSLMNESAGEAGRTACVSWSYPIPSHVHIGWITLVYELRFRPTADPDNWKVKGLLREPQLELLDLPAGSYEVMVRCRSKNNKIWSQWSSPLIITVPSRHAGADRLLALILITGGGVITFLIIGFGVMPQSKRIKALLLPPIPKPRIRGLDPVLLKKGKMEEINRHFTSFHGYKSPQYREETWYQVYTDDNSPHACSLPSQTSGDTVVPSAEQPVEQPAFPQSQQQPGQTVLTSEASRNCLGSTADSETPEPYVTDTHTTAFPPPTPAASWVAGFAPSQPPQFGPSNPPQFGPSNPPQFGPSHPPPQVTFPPNMGYSLIVNSPHGAMPLSHLPALHDFYTCVSVVSSTGAVQLVPCIPGMSRDQANMQQGEQDSQKNGKLVEYMAKKKEELSNGSACLSQGEVGGMQGLGSELATTLLSQPK; encoded by the exons ATGCAGTGCTCTCTGTTCCTCACAGTCACCTTCCTGGGCCTCAGCCGGGCAGCTCAGGAGCCACACTACAGAAAGG ATGCTGTTTCGACACCCAGCAAACCTCAGATATACTACTGCCGGTCATCTAACATGGAGACCTTCACATGTTGGTGGCATCCACTCGAAAATACCTCCAATAGCAATGAGAAGTTCAACTACACATTTATGTATACTACAGA GAGTAACCATAAACCACAGGAGTGTCCTGATTATGTAACCGGTGGACCCAATAGCTGCTACTTCgacaaggcacacacacgcgtCTGGGAGATGTATTGTATGAATGTGTCTGCAATGACCAGCAGAGGGACGTTCACCTCAAACAAACACTGCTTGGATGTGGCTGACATTG TGGAAATAGACCCACCTTTCAACTTGACGTATTCTTTGATGAACGAAAGTGCGGGAGAAGCGGGCCGGACCGCCTGTGTGTCCTGGTCCTACCCGATCCCGTCACATGTGCACATCGGCTGGATAACGCTGGTCTACGAGCTGCGGTTCAGACCAACGGCAGACCCAGACAACTGGAAG GTCAAAGGTTTGCTGCGTGAGCCGCAACTAGAACTGCTGGATCTCCCAGCAGGCAGCTATGAGGTGATGGTCCGCTGCCGATCCAAAAACAACAAGATCTGGAGTCAATGGAGTTCCCCACTTATCATCACTGTCCCATCCAGGCATGCAGGAG CAGATCGCCTGCTTGCACTGATTTTAATCACTGGAGGAGGGGTCATAACGTTCCTCATCATTGGCTTTGGAGTCATGCCACAGAGCAAAAG GATTAAAGCCCTTCTCCTTCCACCTATTCCAAAACCACGCATAAGAGGCCTGGACCCTGTACTTCTGAAG AAGGGGAAAATGGAGGAGATAAATCGACACTTTACCTCATTCCATGGCTACAAATCCCCGCAGTACCGCGAGGAGACCTGGTACCAGGTCTACACAGATGACAACTCGCCTCATGCCTGCAGCCTTCCAAGTCAGACCAGCGGCGACACAGTGGTCCCAAGTGCAGAGCAACCTGTAGAGCAGCCTGCCTTTCCCCAGAGCCAGCAGCAGCCAGGGCAGACGGTGCTGACCAGCGAGGCATCACGCAACTGTCTTGGTTCCACCGCCGACTCTGAGACCCCTGAGCCCTacgtcacagacacacacacaacagcgtTCCCTCCGCCAACCCCTGCTGCCTCATGGGTCGCAGGTTTCGCCCCCTCTCAACCTCCGCAGTTCGGCCCCTCCAATCCTCCGCAGTTCGGCCCCTCCAATCCTCCGCAGTTCGgaccctctcatcctcctccacaGGTCACCTTTCCTCCTAATATGGGCTACAGCTTGATCGTTAACTCTCCCCACGGTGCTATGCCTCTCTCACATTTACCAGCCCTGCACGACTTCTACACCTGTGTCAGTGTTGTTAGCTCCACTGGTGCAGTTCAGCTGGTGCCCTGTATTCCGGGAATGTCCCGAgatcaggccaacatgcaacAAGGGGAGCAGGACTCACAGAAGAACGGCAAACTGGTGGAATACATGGCTAAAAAGAAGGAGGAGCTTTCTAATGGAAGTGCCTGTCTGAGCCAGGGAGAAGTTGGCGGAATGCAAGGGTTAGGGTCAGAGCTGGCTACAACCCTATTATCCCAGCCAAAGTAA